A genomic segment from Chitinophaga niabensis encodes:
- a CDS encoding YihY/virulence factor BrkB family protein — MNAIKHWWEMFKCAGIDFIDDKILKLSASLAYSTVFSIAPMIIVALYCGDIFLGREAIEGKLYGELEGLLGSSAAGQIQEIIRNTALSSDLGWSAIIGLITLIIGATGVFTEIQDSINFIWRLKTKPKKGKGLLKIVLTRLLSFSLVISLGFVMVVSLVIHGIIEVLMSRLNELLPTAIVVYIVNLVVTFITITALFAVIFKVLPDAKVKWRHVWVGAMTTAVLFMLGKFAIGLYLGNSSIGSTYGAAGSLVILLVWVYYSAAILYFGAAFTREYVQHKGERIYPNNYAVWVEQVEVESKGVIPEKTTTTPANPA, encoded by the coding sequence ATGAACGCTATTAAACATTGGTGGGAAATGTTCAAATGCGCAGGCATCGATTTCATTGATGATAAGATCCTGAAATTAAGTGCCTCCCTTGCTTATTCCACGGTATTCTCCATTGCGCCCATGATCATTGTAGCGCTGTATTGCGGTGATATCTTCCTGGGCAGGGAAGCGATAGAAGGTAAATTGTATGGAGAACTGGAAGGCCTTTTAGGCTCATCTGCCGCCGGTCAGATCCAGGAGATCATCCGGAATACAGCCTTGTCGTCAGATCTTGGATGGTCTGCCATTATAGGACTTATTACGCTGATCATTGGTGCCACAGGGGTGTTTACGGAGATCCAGGATTCCATCAATTTTATCTGGCGGTTGAAAACAAAACCCAAAAAAGGAAAAGGATTGTTGAAAATTGTCCTCACCCGTTTATTGTCTTTCTCCCTTGTGATCAGTCTTGGTTTTGTGATGGTGGTATCGCTGGTGATCCATGGTATCATAGAAGTACTGATGAGCAGGCTGAACGAATTGCTGCCCACCGCTATTGTTGTTTATATCGTTAACCTGGTGGTTACCTTTATTACCATTACCGCTTTATTTGCCGTGATCTTTAAAGTACTGCCGGACGCAAAGGTAAAATGGCGGCATGTATGGGTGGGGGCTATGACTACAGCTGTTTTGTTTATGCTGGGTAAATTCGCAATAGGGCTTTATCTCGGTAACAGCAGTATTGGTAGTACATATGGGGCAGCAGGTTCATTGGTGATCTTGCTGGTATGGGTCTATTACTCCGCAGCTATCCTGTACTTTGGCGCAGCTTTTACCCGCGAGTACGTACAGCATAAAGGAGAAAGGATCTATCCGAATAATTATGCGGTATGGGTGGAACAGGTGGAAGTGGAATCAAAAGGTGTTATCCCCGAAAAAACAACTACAACACCTGCAAACCCAGCTTAA
- a CDS encoding DeoR/GlpR family DNA-binding transcription regulator gives MLREERLEFILRKLQTDQKVLQTELSNDLQVSEDTVRRDLDSLAQNGLLIKVRGGAIPHSPNPYPFKERLQYHEDDKKNIARKALALLHNGQTVILDGGTSTLTLVKLFPPNLQLTVVTNSVPIVAQLIEHPGVQVIFTGGRVNKDSQTSGGLNTIRTIQNLRADLCFLGVCSLHPDAGVTGLDLEEAEVKSAMVKAANKVVALATSDKMGTGETFKVCEITDIDTIITDNPSLELFDPYIKLGLQVL, from the coding sequence ATGTTAAGAGAAGAGCGCCTGGAATTCATTCTCAGGAAGTTACAGACAGACCAGAAAGTACTGCAAACGGAATTAAGTAACGATCTGCAGGTTTCTGAAGATACGGTACGCCGGGACCTGGATTCCCTGGCGCAAAATGGCCTGCTGATCAAAGTAAGGGGTGGCGCTATTCCCCACTCTCCCAATCCTTATCCTTTTAAGGAAAGGTTGCAGTATCATGAAGATGATAAAAAGAACATTGCCCGCAAAGCATTGGCTTTATTACATAATGGACAGACGGTGATCCTCGACGGGGGTACTTCTACCCTTACCCTGGTGAAATTATTTCCGCCTAATCTTCAGCTCACCGTTGTTACCAACAGCGTGCCCATTGTAGCACAGCTGATAGAACATCCCGGCGTGCAGGTGATCTTTACGGGAGGAAGGGTGAACAAGGATTCCCAAACCTCCGGCGGATTGAATACTATCCGTACTATTCAAAACCTGCGGGCAGACCTTTGTTTCCTGGGTGTTTGCAGTTTGCACCCGGATGCCGGGGTAACAGGGCTTGATCTTGAAGAAGCAGAAGTAAAATCAGCGATGGTGAAGGCGGCAAACAAAGTAGTAGCATTGGCTACCAGCGACAAGATGGGTACGGGAGAAACCTTTAAGGTATGCGAGATCACAGATATTGATACCATTATTACGGATAATCCTTCACTGGAACTTTTTGACCCTTATATTAAGCTGGGTTTGCAGGTGTTGTAG
- a CDS encoding 5' nucleotidase, NT5C type — protein MARKRIAIDMDGVMADIVSHYIDWYAKRTGELVPVERLNGMPEPTGFPNGELIREFLHTPGFFRTAPVMPGSQEAVKALMEEYEVFIVSAAVEFPQSLSEKVEWLNEHFPFISWKNMVFCGLKTIVQADYMIDDYDKNLRYFNGERLLFSQPHNANYTEYNRFDNWEQIAAFFAKQAVPLAS, from the coding sequence ATGGCAAGAAAAAGAATAGCAATAGATATGGACGGTGTAATGGCGGATATTGTTTCCCATTACATAGACTGGTACGCGAAACGCACAGGGGAGCTGGTTCCGGTAGAGCGGCTGAATGGTATGCCTGAGCCAACAGGTTTTCCGAACGGGGAATTGATCCGGGAATTCCTGCACACACCCGGTTTCTTCAGAACAGCCCCGGTAATGCCCGGCAGCCAGGAAGCAGTTAAAGCCCTGATGGAAGAATATGAGGTGTTCATTGTTTCCGCTGCGGTAGAATTTCCACAGTCCCTTTCAGAAAAAGTAGAATGGCTGAATGAGCACTTTCCCTTCATCAGCTGGAAGAATATGGTGTTCTGTGGCCTCAAGACCATTGTGCAGGCAGATTATATGATCGACGATTACGACAAGAACCTCCGGTATTTCAATGGTGAAAGGTTACTCTTCTCTCAACCACACAATGCCAATTACACAGAATATAACCGGTTTGATAACTGGGAGCAGATCGCAGCATTCTTTGCAAAACAAGCGGTGCCTTTAGCTTCATAA
- a CDS encoding TraB/GumN family protein: MKPCISLIICLLLSGKLSAQCAATYIGSSNRMVYNTSLMDSLMTPQRYKAIFYGETHNVHFEPEWKLHLIKHLHAGYGIKDVFMEVGIAAAYLFNQYLVTGDSALIHGLVYTDHHYRDFWQGLYEYNITLPAAQRLVIHGVDFERTEVLRVLAVTTAIPASLQEVFNRMAASDTLNAFDPKFEELLCYIQSEFRAKDKEVKELYGERYPLVSRIVRNDCPITQRAIPRNKVMYRHLAEALRDSSIQAFVGFFGQAHTTYNTASSLPNSLKKEQRFAGKVLTFMSVYKDAYSPKGIIPYTGLFRMETMASLYNKYMNPSCRATVIPAQQADNRKLSNSADLILFAKDYL; the protein is encoded by the coding sequence ATGAAGCCCTGTATTAGCCTGATCATTTGCCTGTTACTCTCCGGCAAACTTTCTGCACAATGTGCAGCCACATATATTGGCAGCTCCAACCGGATGGTGTATAACACATCCCTGATGGACAGCCTGATGACCCCGCAACGTTACAAAGCCATCTTTTACGGGGAAACACATAACGTACATTTTGAACCCGAGTGGAAGCTCCACCTGATCAAACACCTGCATGCCGGATATGGCATAAAGGATGTGTTCATGGAAGTGGGCATTGCAGCCGCTTATCTCTTTAATCAATATTTAGTAACGGGAGACAGTGCGTTGATCCATGGCCTGGTTTATACGGATCATCATTACCGGGATTTCTGGCAGGGCCTGTATGAATATAATATTACGCTGCCCGCAGCGCAACGCCTGGTGATCCATGGCGTTGATTTTGAAAGAACAGAAGTATTAAGGGTACTGGCAGTTACCACAGCCATCCCCGCCAGTTTGCAGGAAGTATTTAACCGCATGGCAGCATCGGATACACTCAATGCATTTGACCCGAAGTTCGAAGAACTGCTGTGTTATATTCAATCTGAATTCCGTGCAAAAGATAAGGAGGTGAAAGAATTATATGGAGAAAGGTATCCGCTGGTCAGCCGTATTGTTCGTAATGATTGCCCTATTACACAAAGGGCTATTCCCCGGAACAAAGTAATGTACCGCCATTTGGCTGAAGCATTGAGAGATAGCAGCATACAGGCTTTTGTAGGTTTCTTCGGCCAGGCGCACACTACTTATAATACTGCTTCTTCCTTACCTAATAGTTTGAAGAAAGAACAGCGTTTTGCAGGAAAAGTACTCACCTTTATGTCTGTTTACAAAGATGCTTACAGTCCCAAAGGCATCATTCCCTACACTGGTTTGTTCCGCATGGAAACAATGGCTTCCTTGTATAACAAATACATGAACCCTTCCTGCCGTGCCACTGTTATTCCCGCACAACAGGCAGATAACAGGAAGCTGAGCAATAGTGCAGACCTTATCTTGTTTGCAAAAGACTATCTGTAG
- a CDS encoding glycosyltransferase, with translation MKKRYLFTVLPTNDLGLLTRSLPVAKALQKKGQTVMFSHPARAPRKLIADAGFENLLPTHPLYEISFNGLHWKDIFTSSAVREHHGGAFNFIKELVKSIPYRAAPASQEIWDMDHAFAITGLLNANFIKAQCEVYMQVIRASAADVVVDFWNPFACIAAKKLGVPLITINQGDALPGTKGFIWWKERPEGTPSVVPAINKVLRSYGLKEIEQVEEITRGDLSLVTGMPETDPLQGNDHRYIGPLLWQDSRVPQPAWLQNMPDDKPLVWLYTSNPSYNGRSRIFDSDKMLQPCFDALADEDYYVVVTTGHHPLPKSIKVPANFMQLPYVPGLFMAERSDLLIHHGGYGSCQTGLYCGTPSLIFPTFSERESNARRMQALGAAEFILPHEYAAETIKSKVRQLIHSPAYSTAAKAHGNHLKSYGGITKAVELIEQFTPASDCEGWPEFFYR, from the coding sequence ATGAAAAAACGTTACCTCTTCACGGTACTGCCCACCAATGACCTGGGATTACTGACACGCTCACTGCCGGTAGCAAAAGCGTTACAGAAAAAAGGGCAGACCGTTATGTTCTCCCATCCTGCCAGGGCACCCCGCAAACTTATTGCAGACGCAGGTTTTGAGAACCTGCTGCCCACACATCCTTTGTATGAGATCAGCTTTAATGGATTACATTGGAAAGATATCTTCACTTCTTCCGCGGTGAGAGAACATCATGGTGGCGCATTTAATTTTATAAAAGAATTAGTGAAGTCCATTCCCTACCGCGCAGCGCCGGCCAGCCAGGAAATATGGGATATGGACCATGCTTTTGCCATTACGGGTTTACTGAATGCCAATTTCATCAAAGCACAATGTGAAGTGTACATGCAGGTGATCCGTGCATCGGCAGCAGATGTGGTGGTGGATTTCTGGAATCCCTTTGCCTGTATTGCAGCAAAAAAACTGGGTGTTCCGCTGATCACCATCAACCAGGGAGATGCATTGCCGGGAACAAAAGGTTTTATCTGGTGGAAGGAAAGACCGGAGGGTACTCCTTCCGTTGTACCTGCTATCAATAAAGTATTACGCTCTTATGGATTAAAGGAAATAGAACAGGTGGAAGAGATTACCCGGGGCGACCTGTCCCTTGTTACAGGTATGCCTGAAACAGATCCTTTACAGGGAAATGATCATCGTTATATCGGTCCTTTGCTGTGGCAGGACTCACGGGTTCCCCAGCCAGCCTGGCTGCAAAACATGCCGGATGATAAACCGCTTGTATGGCTGTACACCAGCAATCCTTCGTACAATGGCAGAAGCAGGATCTTTGATTCAGATAAAATGCTGCAGCCTTGTTTTGATGCGCTGGCAGATGAAGATTATTATGTAGTGGTCACAACAGGGCATCATCCTTTACCGAAATCCATTAAGGTACCTGCTAATTTTATGCAGCTGCCTTATGTGCCGGGTTTATTTATGGCTGAAAGAAGTGATCTGCTGATCCATCATGGAGGCTATGGTTCCTGCCAGACGGGGCTTTATTGCGGAACACCTTCTCTCATCTTCCCTACTTTTTCAGAACGGGAAAGCAATGCAAGAAGAATGCAGGCATTGGGTGCGGCAGAATTTATATTACCGCATGAGTATGCAGCAGAAACAATTAAAAGCAAGGTCAGACAGCTCATTCATTCCCCCGCATATAGTACTGCCGCAAAAGCACATGGCAATCACCTGAAAAGCTACGGGGGCATTACAAAAGCTGTTGAGCTGATAGAACAATTTACTCCGGCAAGTGACTGTGAAGGGTGGCCGGAGTTCTTCTACAGATAG
- a CDS encoding carboxymuconolactone decarboxylase family protein: MKERFLLKDILPAAYNAMLGLYKFETTTGIAPLHRELIKIRASQINGCAYCLNKHIIEARELGETEQRIYLISVWRDAPQFSEQERTILAMTEEITFIHQKGLTEGTYQKALEHFGETGTAELLMHIITINAWNRIGISSHRIPE; this comes from the coding sequence ATGAAAGAAAGATTCCTCCTGAAAGACATACTGCCCGCTGCCTACAATGCGATGCTGGGTCTGTATAAATTTGAAACTACCACTGGTATTGCTCCCCTTCACCGGGAACTTATTAAGATCAGGGCTTCCCAGATCAACGGCTGTGCTTATTGCCTCAATAAACACATTATAGAAGCAAGGGAACTGGGTGAAACGGAACAACGCATCTATCTCATCAGCGTCTGGCGCGATGCTCCACAGTTCTCTGAACAGGAGAGGACCATCCTGGCCATGACGGAAGAGATCACGTTTATCCATCAAAAGGGCTTAACAGAAGGAACCTATCAAAAGGCGCTGGAGCATTTTGGTGAAACCGGAACTGCAGAGCTGCTCATGCACATTATTACCATCAATGCCTGGAACCGCATTGGAATTTCCTCACACAGAATCCCTGAATAA
- a CDS encoding GNAT family N-acetyltransferase — translation MKTIHTASDDAAILACREVILSLRPHLLHTDIVAQVKEMQRENYHIIYLKADDHPSKVVAFAGFRYMQKLHSGKHIYIDDLATLPEYQGRGYASLLLRYIRSLAQTAGFHSVQLDSGHLLHPAHKVYHKEGYFISAHHFSQPL, via the coding sequence ATGAAAACGATCCATACCGCATCAGATGATGCAGCTATATTAGCCTGCAGGGAAGTGATCCTTTCCCTTCGCCCGCATCTTTTGCATACAGACATTGTAGCGCAGGTAAAAGAAATGCAGCGCGAAAACTATCACATCATTTACCTCAAAGCAGATGATCATCCCTCAAAAGTAGTGGCCTTTGCAGGTTTCCGCTACATGCAGAAATTACATTCCGGCAAACATATCTATATTGACGACCTGGCCACACTGCCGGAATACCAGGGGAGAGGTTACGCCTCCCTGTTGCTGCGTTACATAAGGTCATTGGCCCAAACAGCCGGTTTCCATTCCGTACAGCTGGATTCAGGACATCTGTTACATCCCGCGCATAAAGTATATCACAAAGAAGGTTATTTCATTTCTGCGCATCATTTCAGTCAGCCCCTGTGA
- a CDS encoding Crp/Fnr family transcriptional regulator: MDSLIDQALQSFSDHYVGLSPACADAFREIAEPLSVPKNTILVTAGQYSDSMFFLLSGTVREYYLKDGKDITDWFARGHEFTCAINSYFRNVPSEHYIETLQACEMVVMKRHALIQLCEQFHEFETLSRMAVTRIMLHLQRRIVSIQFETAAQRYANLLKVLPDITQRASLGHIASFLGITQETLSRIRSAHRG; the protein is encoded by the coding sequence ATGGACTCACTTATAGATCAAGCCCTCCAATCTTTTTCTGATCACTATGTAGGCCTCTCCCCTGCCTGTGCCGATGCTTTCCGCGAAATTGCCGAACCGCTTTCTGTTCCCAAAAACACCATCCTTGTTACGGCAGGCCAGTATTCGGACAGTATGTTCTTCCTGCTTTCCGGCACCGTGCGTGAATACTATCTCAAAGATGGAAAAGATATTACAGACTGGTTTGCCCGTGGGCATGAGTTCACCTGCGCCATCAATAGTTATTTTCGCAATGTTCCCAGTGAGCATTATATAGAAACCCTGCAAGCCTGTGAAATGGTGGTAATGAAAAGACATGCACTGATACAGCTCTGCGAACAGTTCCACGAGTTTGAAACCCTCAGCCGCATGGCTGTTACCCGCATTATGTTACATCTGCAACGCAGGATCGTGAGCATTCAGTTTGAAACGGCTGCACAGCGGTATGCCAATCTCTTAAAAGTATTGCCGGATATTACACAACGGGCATCGCTCGGGCACATTGCTTCTTTCCTGGGCATTACGCAGGAAACATTAAGCCGCATCCGCTCTGCTCACAGGGGCTGA
- a CDS encoding epoxide hydrolase family protein — protein sequence MQTVKPFKIEVPQSVLDDLKNRLKQTRWADAPENAGWNYGTNPDYLKELTDYWVNQYDWRKHEAALNQFPQFITEIDGIKIHFLHIKGKGNNPKPLILSHGWPDCFYRYYKVIPLLAEQGFDVIIPSIPGFGFSDHVAKSVDGSAEIFYKLMTDVLGYKTFLAAGGDMGTGITKGLANKYPDAVKAIFLTDVGYPDGTEDWSKMSPALQQFGQFIQQWWYTEGAYNMMHSTKPQTVAFGLNDSPVGLASWILEKFYSWRFDPAKHDIEKSFTKDELLTNITIYWVTQTINSTMRTYLETARATYTGGLESAKYVKTPTGVAHFPGDGPLPKEWAERMVNVKRYTVFPDGGHFAALEKPDLWTKELITFFSDIEVK from the coding sequence ATGCAAACAGTAAAACCCTTTAAGATTGAGGTACCACAAAGCGTACTCGACGACCTGAAAAACCGTCTCAAACAAACAAGATGGGCGGATGCACCAGAAAATGCCGGTTGGAACTACGGTACTAACCCGGACTACCTGAAGGAACTGACAGACTACTGGGTTAACCAGTACGATTGGCGTAAACATGAAGCTGCCTTAAACCAGTTCCCCCAGTTCATAACAGAAATTGACGGGATCAAGATCCACTTCCTGCACATTAAGGGCAAAGGTAACAATCCGAAACCTTTGATCTTAAGCCATGGCTGGCCTGATTGCTTTTACCGTTATTACAAAGTGATCCCATTGCTGGCAGAACAGGGTTTTGATGTGATCATCCCTTCCATTCCTGGTTTTGGATTCTCAGACCATGTAGCAAAAAGTGTTGATGGCTCTGCTGAGATCTTTTATAAGCTGATGACGGATGTGCTGGGGTATAAAACATTCCTGGCAGCGGGAGGGGATATGGGTACCGGTATCACTAAAGGCCTGGCAAATAAGTATCCGGATGCAGTGAAGGCTATTTTCCTGACGGATGTAGGTTATCCGGATGGAACGGAAGATTGGTCCAAAATGTCTCCGGCCTTACAGCAATTCGGGCAATTCATTCAGCAATGGTGGTATACGGAAGGTGCATACAATATGATGCATTCCACCAAACCACAAACGGTAGCTTTTGGATTGAATGATTCTCCTGTAGGGCTGGCTTCCTGGATCCTGGAGAAATTCTACAGCTGGAGGTTTGACCCTGCCAAACATGATATTGAAAAGAGCTTCACCAAAGATGAACTGCTCACCAATATTACCATCTATTGGGTAACACAAACCATTAACTCCACTATGCGTACTTACCTGGAAACTGCCAGGGCCACTTATACCGGGGGGCTGGAATCCGCCAAATACGTGAAAACACCAACCGGTGTGGCACATTTCCCGGGAGATGGTCCTTTGCCGAAAGAGTGGGCAGAACGGATGGTGAATGTGAAACGTTATACGGTATTCCCTGATGGCGGCCACTTTGCAGCATTGGAAAAACCGGACCTCTGGACGAAGGAGCTGATCACTTTCTTTTCGGATATCGAAGTGAAATAA
- a CDS encoding 3-keto-disaccharide hydrolase has product MIRSTILIGLFLLSGLSHSAFAQKPGKWVPLFNGKDIKDWFVKIHHHEVGENFGNTFRVEDNIIKVRYDQYGDYNNQYGHLYYKTPFSYYHLKLEYRFVGEWCKTAPEYTILNSGLMYHSQDPRTMPKEQDWPISIEMQFLAGLGDGKPRPTGNMCSPGTHIFYNGKLDTRHCINSSSKTYEGEQWVKAEIIVLGDSLITHIINGDTVMQYSKPQIGGPVVNNYDPKQKQDGKALKSGFIALQSEGQPIDFRNIEIMVLPKP; this is encoded by the coding sequence ATGATAAGATCCACTATCCTGATAGGGCTCTTCCTCCTATCCGGCTTAAGCCATTCCGCGTTTGCACAAAAGCCCGGTAAATGGGTGCCCCTCTTCAATGGTAAAGACATTAAAGACTGGTTTGTAAAGATCCACCACCACGAGGTTGGCGAGAACTTTGGTAATACCTTCCGGGTGGAGGATAATATCATCAAGGTGCGCTATGACCAGTATGGGGACTACAACAACCAGTACGGCCACCTTTATTACAAAACGCCTTTTTCCTACTACCACCTAAAGCTGGAATACCGGTTTGTAGGGGAATGGTGCAAAACCGCCCCTGAGTATACTATCCTGAACAGCGGGCTGATGTATCACTCCCAGGACCCGCGTACCATGCCTAAGGAGCAGGACTGGCCTATTTCCATTGAAATGCAGTTCCTGGCCGGCCTTGGGGACGGAAAACCCCGCCCTACCGGCAATATGTGCTCCCCCGGAACGCATATCTTCTATAATGGTAAGCTGGATACCCGGCATTGTATCAATTCTTCCTCCAAAACCTATGAGGGAGAGCAATGGGTGAAAGCGGAGATCATTGTGCTGGGGGATTCGCTGATCACGCATATCATTAACGGGGATACGGTGATGCAGTACTCCAAACCCCAGATAGGCGGGCCTGTGGTAAACAACTATGACCCTAAGCAAAAACAGGACGGGAAAGCCCTCAAATCAGGGTTTATTGCCCTTCAGAGTGAAGGGCAGCCGATTGATTTCCGGAATATAGAGATCATGGTGTTGCCTAAACCTTAG
- a CDS encoding DEAD/DEAH box helicase: protein MKFEQYRISEELKRSLEELGFKRPTDIQYKAIPSILKGDDVLAIAQTGTGKTAAFAIPIIQLLQQQSRSRTKGEVKCLIMVPTRELAVQIGEVFKKLAKYTRVDIMGLFGGVEQEAQIAKLDKGVDILIATPGRMFDLVSQGHLDLSHVQILVLDEADHMLDLGFIRDIRDVLKHLPRIHQTLFFSATIDEEIKDIAYSVVRNPIRIQISPEDPVSKNVSHSVAYVSMDDKRFFLERLVREFPENKILVFVRTKVRAERVAAAMERVNIKSLTMHGGKEQGDRLTVMDEFKKGEVKVLITTDVNARGIDIPDVEYVVNYDLPDEPENYVHRVGRTGRGVKKGQAVSFCSEEEKPVLEAIQAYLGKPITTMTINKDDYRETISFSEETPNDNWKKLIEDHEKATKDLKRKKKKK, encoded by the coding sequence ATGAAATTTGAACAATACCGCATATCAGAGGAGTTAAAGAGAAGTTTAGAAGAACTGGGATTCAAACGCCCTACTGATATTCAATATAAGGCCATCCCCTCCATCCTGAAAGGGGACGATGTGTTAGCGATTGCTCAAACCGGCACCGGTAAAACCGCTGCTTTTGCCATTCCCATCATCCAGTTATTACAGCAACAAAGCCGTTCCCGCACCAAGGGAGAAGTGAAATGCCTCATTATGGTGCCTACCCGGGAACTGGCCGTACAAATAGGCGAAGTATTTAAAAAACTCGCCAAATATACCCGTGTGGATATTATGGGCCTTTTCGGCGGTGTAGAACAGGAAGCCCAGATCGCTAAGCTGGATAAAGGAGTAGACATCCTGATCGCCACACCCGGCCGGATGTTTGACCTGGTGAGCCAGGGGCACCTGGACCTCAGCCATGTGCAGATCCTGGTGCTGGACGAAGCAGACCATATGCTGGACCTCGGTTTTATCCGGGATATCCGGGATGTGCTCAAACACCTTCCCCGTATTCACCAGACCCTCTTCTTTTCCGCCACCATCGACGAAGAGATTAAAGATATTGCCTATTCCGTGGTACGCAACCCCATCCGGATCCAGATCTCCCCGGAAGACCCCGTTTCCAAAAACGTCAGCCATTCCGTAGCCTATGTGTCTATGGACGATAAGCGGTTTTTCCTGGAAAGGCTGGTAAGAGAGTTCCCGGAGAATAAGATCCTGGTGTTCGTAAGGACCAAAGTACGGGCAGAAAGGGTAGCCGCAGCCATGGAACGGGTGAATATCAAAAGCCTCACCATGCATGGCGGTAAAGAGCAGGGAGACCGCCTTACCGTGATGGATGAATTCAAAAAGGGGGAAGTAAAAGTACTGATCACAACAGATGTAAATGCCCGGGGCATTGATATCCCCGATGTGGAATACGTGGTGAACTACGATCTGCCGGACGAGCCGGAAAACTATGTACACCGCGTGGGCCGTACAGGCCGTGGGGTAAAAAAAGGGCAGGCAGTTTCCTTTTGCAGCGAGGAAGAAAAACCAGTGCTGGAAGCCATCCAGGCTTACCTGGGCAAACCCATCACCACCATGACCATTAATAAGGACGATTACCGGGAAACCATCAGTTTTTCCGAGGAAACCCCTAACGATAACTGGAAGAAACTAATCGAGGACCACGAAAAAGCCACAAAAGATCTAAAACGGAAGAAGAAAAAGAAATAA
- a CDS encoding RNA polymerase sigma factor, giving the protein MYGHLHDKALWSKVIEGDKDALAFIYKTYFNSLYQYGMKLQPDEGLVKDCIHDLFVTIWLSRERLSVTDSIRYYLLASLKRKIASQQQKKLPGHFGENTNSFTSSPEEVLIGEQSNLELRAKLGKIMDQLPRRQKEILYLRYYEGLDTKQTAAIMELSVNSTYVLLSKAINYLKKHSDKLIITSFLIFSEFFLK; this is encoded by the coding sequence TTGTACGGCCACCTGCACGATAAAGCGCTATGGAGTAAGGTAATTGAAGGTGATAAGGATGCTTTGGCGTTCATTTATAAAACTTATTTCAATTCCCTCTATCAGTACGGCATGAAATTACAACCAGACGAGGGGCTGGTAAAGGATTGTATACACGATCTTTTCGTCACTATCTGGTTAAGCAGGGAGCGCCTCTCCGTAACGGATTCTATCAGGTATTACCTCCTGGCCAGCCTGAAAAGGAAGATCGCCAGCCAGCAGCAGAAAAAACTCCCCGGCCATTTTGGCGAAAATACCAACTCCTTCACCAGCTCCCCGGAAGAAGTACTGATCGGGGAACAATCCAACCTGGAACTGCGCGCCAAACTGGGTAAGATCATGGACCAGCTCCCCCGCCGCCAGAAAGAAATACTCTACCTGCGCTATTATGAAGGGCTGGACACCAAACAAACAGCTGCCATCATGGAACTTAGTGTGAATTCCACCTATGTGCTCCTGTCCAAAGCTATCAACTACCTGAAAAAACACAGCGATAAACTAATAATTACCTCATTTCTAATCTTTTCAGAATTTTTTTTAAAATAA